Proteins from a genomic interval of Papaver somniferum cultivar HN1 chromosome 4, ASM357369v1, whole genome shotgun sequence:
- the LOC113275108 gene encoding 65-kDa microtubule-associated protein 3-like isoform X2, with translation MSTNTPNDQLLQAETTCGSLLYELQIIWDEVGESDADRDKMLYELEQECLEVYRRKVDQANKSRAQLRQAIADSEAELAAICSAMGERPVHIRQADQKSTGKLKEELRAIIPQLDEMKKRKWERRNQFVEVLDHIQKIASEIFTPAENSFAKTVIDETDLSLKKLEDLHRQLQALQMEKSDRMKQVLDHLSTLNSLCLVLGIDFNHTVREVHSSLDDSEGAKNISNDTIQRLVAAIDGLREVKRQRMQKLQDLASSMLELWNLMDTPVEEQQMFQNVTCNIAASEHEITEPNTLSVDFINYVATEVSRLEELKSSKMKELVLKKRSELEEICRRTHMVVEAECGMQYAIEAIESGAIDPAAVLEQMELQVAKVKEEAFSRKDILERVDKWMTACEEEAWLEEYNRDDNRYNAGRGAHLTLKRAEKARAAVNKLPAMVEALASKITAWENERGVEFTYDGIRLLSMLEEYSIVRQEKEQEVKRQRDQKKRQGQLIAEQEVLFGSKPSPSKPQSTKKIPSRPSTGGGGGHHRRLSLGGANLQTPKPTPKSTRKSDRVHHQEDGAGLSAGC, from the exons ATGTCTACTAATACTCCAAATGATCAGCTTCTCCAAGCAGAAACAACTTGTGGATCTCTGCTATATGAGCTTCAG ATAATATGGGATGAAGTTGGAGAGTCTGATGCTGACAGAGATAAAATGTTGTATGAACTTGAACAAGAGTGTCTTGAAGTATACAGAAGAAAGGTAGACCAAGCTAACAAGTCTAGAGCTCAGCTAAGGCAAGCAATTGCAGATTCTGAAGCGGAGCTAGCAGCTATTTGTTCAGCAATGGGTGAACGGCCAGTCCACATCAGACAG GCTGATCAGAAGAGCACTGGCAAATTAAAGGAAGAACTGAGGGCCATTATTCCACAGCTTGAcgagatgaagaaaagaaaatgggAGAGGCGGAATCAGTTTGTCGAAGTTCTTGACCATATTCAGAAAATTGCAAGTGAGATATTTACACCAGCTGAAAATTCTTTTGCCAAAACAGTTATCGATGAAACTGATTTATCCTTAAAGAAGCTTGAAGACTTGCATAGACAGTTGCAGGCACTACAAATGGAGAAG AGTGACAGGATGAAGCAAGTCTTGGATCACCTAAGCACTTTAAACTCATTGTGCTTGGTACTTGGCATTGACTTCAATCACACAGTGAGGGAGGTTCATTCTAGTTTGGATGATTCTGAAGGAGccaagaatataagtaatgatacAATTCAAAGACTTGTGGCTGCAATAGATGGGCTAAGAGAAGTGAAGAGGCAAAGAATGCAGAAG CTTCAAGATCTTGCCAGCAGTATGTTGGAGCTATGGAACTTGATGGATACACCAGTTGAGGAGCAGCAAATGTTCCAAAATGTTACCTGTAATATTGCTGCCTCGGAGCATGAAATTACAGAGCCCAACACTCTGTCTGTTGACTTCATTAACTAT GTGGCGACAGAAGTTTCCAGGTTGGAAGAGCTGAAGTCAAGCAAGATGAAAGAGCTTGTCTTGAAGAAAAGGTCAGAGCTGGAGGAAATTTGCAGGCGTACCCACATGGTTGTAGAGGCAGAGTGTGGGATGCAATATGCAATTGAAGCTATTGAATCAG GAGCCATCGACCCAGCTGCTGTTTTGGAACAAATGGAGCTTCAAGTTGCAAAGGTCAAAGAGGAAGCTTTTAGCAGGAAAGATATACTTGAAAGGGTAGACAAATGGATGACTGCCTGCGAGGAGGAGGCCTGGCTCGAGGAGTATAATAGG GATGATAATCGTTATAATGCTGGAAGAGGTGCACATCTGACTCTGAAGCGCGCTGAAAAAGCTCGTGCAGCAGTTAACAAGCTGCCAG CAATGGTTGAGGCCCTGGCATCTAAAATCACAGCTTGGGAGAATGAAAGAGGAGTTGAGTTTACATATGATGGC ATTCGACTTCTTTCTATGCTTGAAGAGTACAGTATTGTACGACAAGAAAAAGAGCAAGAAGTTAAAAGGCAGCGAGATCAAAAGAAGCGGCAAGGACAACTAATAGCAGAGCAGGAAGTTCTGTTTGGGTCAAAGCCGAGTCCTTCGAAACCCCAGAGTACAAAAAAGATACCAAGTAGACCATCaactggaggtggtggtggtcacCATAGAAGACTCTCTCTTGGTGGAGCCAACTTGCAAACTCCCAAACCTACGCCAAAATCAACGCGAAAGAGTGATCGTGTACATCACCAGGAGGATGGTGCAGGTTTATCCGCAGGTTGTTAA
- the LOC113275108 gene encoding 65-kDa microtubule-associated protein 3-like isoform X1: MSTNTPNDQLLQAETTCGSLLYELQIIWDEVGESDADRDKMLYELEQECLEVYRRKVDQANKSRAQLRQAIADSEAELAAICSAMGERPVHIRQADQKSTGKLKEELRAIIPQLDEMKKRKWERRNQFVEVLDHIQKIASEIFTPAENSFAKTVIDETDLSLKKLEDLHRQLQALQMEKSDRMKQVLDHLSTLNSLCLVLGIDFNHTVREVHSSLDDSEGAKNISNDTIQRLVAAIDGLREVKRQRMQKLQDLASSMLELWNLMDTPVEEQQMFQNVTCNIAASEHEITEPNTLSVDFINYVATEVSRLEELKSSKMKELVLKKRSELEEICRRTHMVVEAECGMQYAIEAIESGAIDPAAVLEQMELQVAKVKEEAFSRKDILERVDKWMTACEEEAWLEEYNRDDNRYNAGRGAHLTLKRAEKARAAVNKLPAMVEALASKITAWENERGVEFTYDGIRLLSMLEEYSIVRQEKEQEVKRQRDQKKRQGQLIAEQEVLFGSKPSPSKPQSTKKIPSRPSTGGGGGHHRRLSLGGANLQTPKPTPKSTRKSDRVHHQEDGAGLSAGSRGLDIAGLPVKKHSFNSTNAYQTESPMTRKPFSPVTSAVSAKVNTANLLQPVYTTPSKVNSLVDEENMTPRVVVPKTPYTPMQTAMTPAPPPVTREIEYSFEERRAGFV, encoded by the exons ATGTCTACTAATACTCCAAATGATCAGCTTCTCCAAGCAGAAACAACTTGTGGATCTCTGCTATATGAGCTTCAG ATAATATGGGATGAAGTTGGAGAGTCTGATGCTGACAGAGATAAAATGTTGTATGAACTTGAACAAGAGTGTCTTGAAGTATACAGAAGAAAGGTAGACCAAGCTAACAAGTCTAGAGCTCAGCTAAGGCAAGCAATTGCAGATTCTGAAGCGGAGCTAGCAGCTATTTGTTCAGCAATGGGTGAACGGCCAGTCCACATCAGACAG GCTGATCAGAAGAGCACTGGCAAATTAAAGGAAGAACTGAGGGCCATTATTCCACAGCTTGAcgagatgaagaaaagaaaatgggAGAGGCGGAATCAGTTTGTCGAAGTTCTTGACCATATTCAGAAAATTGCAAGTGAGATATTTACACCAGCTGAAAATTCTTTTGCCAAAACAGTTATCGATGAAACTGATTTATCCTTAAAGAAGCTTGAAGACTTGCATAGACAGTTGCAGGCACTACAAATGGAGAAG AGTGACAGGATGAAGCAAGTCTTGGATCACCTAAGCACTTTAAACTCATTGTGCTTGGTACTTGGCATTGACTTCAATCACACAGTGAGGGAGGTTCATTCTAGTTTGGATGATTCTGAAGGAGccaagaatataagtaatgatacAATTCAAAGACTTGTGGCTGCAATAGATGGGCTAAGAGAAGTGAAGAGGCAAAGAATGCAGAAG CTTCAAGATCTTGCCAGCAGTATGTTGGAGCTATGGAACTTGATGGATACACCAGTTGAGGAGCAGCAAATGTTCCAAAATGTTACCTGTAATATTGCTGCCTCGGAGCATGAAATTACAGAGCCCAACACTCTGTCTGTTGACTTCATTAACTAT GTGGCGACAGAAGTTTCCAGGTTGGAAGAGCTGAAGTCAAGCAAGATGAAAGAGCTTGTCTTGAAGAAAAGGTCAGAGCTGGAGGAAATTTGCAGGCGTACCCACATGGTTGTAGAGGCAGAGTGTGGGATGCAATATGCAATTGAAGCTATTGAATCAG GAGCCATCGACCCAGCTGCTGTTTTGGAACAAATGGAGCTTCAAGTTGCAAAGGTCAAAGAGGAAGCTTTTAGCAGGAAAGATATACTTGAAAGGGTAGACAAATGGATGACTGCCTGCGAGGAGGAGGCCTGGCTCGAGGAGTATAATAGG GATGATAATCGTTATAATGCTGGAAGAGGTGCACATCTGACTCTGAAGCGCGCTGAAAAAGCTCGTGCAGCAGTTAACAAGCTGCCAG CAATGGTTGAGGCCCTGGCATCTAAAATCACAGCTTGGGAGAATGAAAGAGGAGTTGAGTTTACATATGATGGC ATTCGACTTCTTTCTATGCTTGAAGAGTACAGTATTGTACGACAAGAAAAAGAGCAAGAAGTTAAAAGGCAGCGAGATCAAAAGAAGCGGCAAGGACAACTAATAGCAGAGCAGGAAGTTCTGTTTGGGTCAAAGCCGAGTCCTTCGAAACCCCAGAGTACAAAAAAGATACCAAGTAGACCATCaactggaggtggtggtggtcacCATAGAAGACTCTCTCTTGGTGGAGCCAACTTGCAAACTCCCAAACCTACGCCAAAATCAACGCGAAAGAGTGATCGTGTACATCACCAGGAGGATGGTGCAGGTTTATCCGCAG gAAGTAGAGGTTTAGATATTGCTGGTCTCCCTGTGAAAAAGCACTCATTCAATTCCACTAATGCTTATCAAACCGAATCACCCATGACACGAAAACCCTTCTCTCCTGTTACTTCTGCTGTCTCAGCAAAGGTCAACACAGCAAATCTTCTACAACCAGTTTACACGACACCTTCAAAGGTAAATAGTTTGGTGGATGAAGAGAACATGACCCCCAGAGTGGTGGTGCCTAAGACTCCTTATACACCCATGCAGACTGCTATGACACCAGCTCCTCCTCCCGTTACACGGGAGATTGAGTACTCATTCGAGGAGAGAAGAGCTGGTTTTGTCTGA
- the LOC113275111 gene encoding putative ubiquitin-conjugating enzyme E2 38: protein MDLEKKVKEDEKIEIRIAGGKEDEEKKIKTSGSSNEFKQFDIIPKVFNKDDSIFSDHYYYRDKPTKDFSIRTNNSIEKEWCILKQGLPDSIFVRVYEGRKDLLNAVIIGPKGTPYHDGLFFIDIQFPLDYPNRPPKLHHRTIGMRCKTKYFPLPQTCWDPCQSTVLQVLVAIYQNLIFSTRLIDLKGDIVAYKERRVDTDIHSSFSYSYFWWRRNNMSIFVSSCMNMVAVLKNPPKCFEEFVAQHFRDRAKIILNACLDYNVSYIPANSTNILKYHEAAATTTGSPTRRMSDIFYEEMYGTYVSLLKAFIKNGSDSLENYKVAMDPRIKEMGFALLICIVVSILVTLVAKKFHWFGIA, encoded by the coding sequence ATGGATTTGGAGAAAAAGGTGAAAGAGGATGAGAAAATCGAGATAAGAATAGCCGGAggcaaagaagacgaagaaaagaagataaaaacCTCAGGCAGTAGTAATGAGTTCAAGCAATTTGATATCATCCCGAAAGTGTTCAATAAAGATGACTCAATCTTTAGTGATCACTATTATTACAGAGATAAGCCTACAAAAGACTTTAGCATCCGAACAAATAATAGTATAGAGAAAGAATGGTGCATCTTGAAACAAGGACTACCAGATTCAATCTTTGTCAGGGTTTACGAGGGAAGAAAAGATCTCTTAAATGCTGTAATCATCGGACCAAAAGGTACTCCTTATCATGATGGTCTCTTCTTTATAGATATTCAGTTTCCTCTTGATTATCCTAATAGACCCCCTAAACTTCATCATCGAACCATTGGTATGAGGTGTAAGACAAAATATTTCCCTTTACCACAAACTTGTTGGGATCCATGTCAATCTACTGTCTTACAAGTTTTAGTTGCGATATATCAAAACCTGATCTTTAGTACAAGACTGATCGATCTTAAGGGAGATATAGTTGCTTATAAAGAGAGAAGAGTTGATACGGATATTCATAGCAGCTTTTCGTATAGCTATTTTTGGTGGCGTCGGAATaatatgagtatttttgtgtcaaGTTGTATGAATATGGTGGCTGTTCTTAAGAATCCACCCAAGTGTTTCGAGGAATTCGTTGCTCAACATTTTCGTGATCGTGCGAAAATTATTTTAAATGCTTGCTTAGATTATAACGTAAGTTATATACCTGCTAATTCTACAAATATCTTGAAGTATCATGAGGCTGCTGCTACAACCACAGGCAGTCCAACTAGAAGGATGTCAGATATTTTTTACGAAGAGATGTATGGTACTTATGTCAGTCTTCTAAAGGCATTTATAAAGAATGGATCTGATTCATTGGAAAACTACAAGGTAGCTATGGATCCCAGGATCAAAGAAATGGGTTTTGCTCTTTTGATTTGTATTGTGGTGTCGATTCTGGTTACGTTAGTTGCCAAGAAATTTCATTGGTTTGGTATTGCGTAG
- the LOC113272307 gene encoding uncharacterized protein LOC113272307, with the protein MTLKEVNEKVESHTAAIAKLQANFTTFSSDLNSKFDLLLKRFDSISEPASTSHQDSQWEPCFSSVNQPHFQHHRLPKLDFPRFDGENPRAWIQKSERYFELNDIEEHKKVNIAAIYLEGKDETWFLNFQVNRHGITWQDLAIHLCARFENPIEENFVGSFNKLTQTSSVDDYYEEFEMLKTLMLKMNLTLTEEYFVMSFPSGLKDEINKSISMFHPKTLADAFSLARLQEQKLTLATPTTKSFSKSFQASFTNNRQSSYTNFPPKQILTSPKYAPITPRSSFTMPTKIQSPTPTIKRLTPEEMNRRRAQGLCYNCDEVYKTGHFCKGKQKLFMLQMDTNELQDTEEEEEVFGETNESPVHSDVEISVHSLTGTATGDTIRIPGLLYNKKVSILIDSGSTTSFIDSALASSIQCHIEPTVPMLVTVANGEKTVSTDNCPHLTWSMQGHQFVESLRILPLGGCDIVLGADWLRTLGDVVFNFSKLSISFKYKGKKITLQGISPKPSMLMMSGEAVKNFFTKNSHGLVGHLFSISTPTSPPSTPPELLPILQEFQDIFVEPTQLPPQRSLDHTIPLQPNAIPVNQRAYKCRYMQKGVVEHLVKKMLDSVII; encoded by the coding sequence atgaCTCTCAAGGAGGTAAACGAGAAGGTTGAATCTCACACCGCTGCAATTGCCAAATTACAGGCTAACTTCACCACCTTTTCATCGGATCTGAACTCAAAGTTTGATTTACTGCTCAAGAGATTCGATTCCATTTCGGAACCGGCTAGCACTTCTCACCAAGACTCTCAATGGGAACCTTGTTTCTCATCTGTTAATCAACCACACTTTCAGCATCATCGTCTTCCTAAGCTAGATTTTCCACGCTTTGATGGGGAGAATCCGAGAGCTTGGATTCAAAAGAGTGAAAGGTATTTTGAGCTTAATGATATTGAGGAGCACAAGAAGGTAAATATAGCTGCTATTTATCTTGAAGGTAAAGATGAAACTTGGTTTTTAAACTTTCAAGTTAATAGACATGGAATTACTTGGCAAGATCTAGCTATTCATCTCTGTGCACGCTTTGAAAACCCTATTGAGGAGAATTTTGTTGGCAGTTTTAATAAATTAACACAAACATCTTCTGTGGATGATTATTATGAAGAGTTTGAAATGTTAAAAACCttaatgttgaagatgaatcTGACACTTACTGAAGAATACTTTGTAATGAGTTTCCCCAGTGGCTTGAAAGATGAAATCAACAAATCCATTTCTATGTTTCATCCTAAAACATTAGCAGATGCCTTTTCCCTTGCCAGATTACAAGAGCAGAAACTCACTCTTGCAACACCTACTACTAAGTCATTTTCAAAATCATTTCAAGCTTCCTTCACCAATAATAGACAATCCTCTTATACCAATTTTCCTCCTAAACAAATTTTAACTTCTCCCAAATATGCTCCCATCACTCCTAGGTCCTCTTTCACTATGCCCACAAAAATTCAATCCCCAACACCTACTATTAAGAGACTTACTCCTGAAGAAATGAATAGAAGGAGAGCTCAAGGGttgtgttataattgtgatgaggtCTACAAGACAGGCCACTTTTGTAAGGGCAAACAGAAGTTATTCATGCTACAAATGGATACTAATGAACTGCAGGATACTGAGGAAGAGGAGGAAGTGTTTGGAGAGACTAATGAATCACCAGTCCACTCTGATGTGGAAATTTCAGTACATTCTCTCACAGGAACTGCAACAGGTGACACTATTAGAATTCCTGGTCTTCTCTATAACAAGAAGGTCTCCATTCTGATTGACTCAGGCAGTACTACCAGCTTTATTGACAGTGCTCTAGCAAGCTCCATCCAGTGCCACATTGAACCTACGGTACCAATGCTAGTCACAGTTGCTAATGGGGAAAAGACTGTAAGCACTGATAATTGTCCTCATCTGACTTGGAGCATGCAAGGTCACCAGTTTGTGGAAAGTTTAAGGATATTGCCACTAGGTGGGTGTGACATTGTCTTGGGGGCTGATTGGTTAAGAACTCTAGgtgatgttgtctttaacttctcGAAATTATCTATTTCTTTTAAGTACAAAGGAAAGAAGATTACATTACAAGGCATATCTCCTAAGCCTTCCATGTTAATGATGAGTGGTGAGGCAGTCAAGAATTTTTTTACAAAGAATTCTCATGGATTGGTGGGTCATCTATTTTCCATTTCCACACCTACTTCTCCGCCTTCAACACCCCCTGAACTACTTCCTATACTTCAAGAGTTTCAAGATAtctttgttgagccaactcaactTCCACCTCAGAGAAGTCTAGATCACACAATTCCTTTACAACCAAACGCAATTCCTGTTAACCAAAGAGCATATAAATGTCGTTATATGCAAAAAGGTGTTGTTGAACATCTAGTTAAAAAGATGCTTGACTCTGTCATCATTTAG
- the LOC113275109 gene encoding cytochrome P450 71A9-like — MILTNYFLFFQGQLLTTKAFCLVILLLVLITPLLVLLRRKNGGRYKRSWRLPPGPIRLPVIGNLHQLGDMTAQSLQKLSNKYGPLMFIQIGSVPALVISSTDVAKEVFRNHDIVFSGRPALYAAHKLLYGCTDITFSPYGEYWRTIRKLSISELLSPKRVASFRDVREEEVSIFIDSIRKSSASMVPINLSEMSLCVINDVVCRTAFGRKFGEGGGKLRRILQVTQEMIGTPQTADIFPWMGWIHRFDGVDAKLEDTFQQLDNLYERIMDEHLEPQRPNPEFEDFVDVLFRLQKDPSQSISFSRDQIKGILTDIFVAGTDTSAATIVWTMTELIRNPAVMEKVQEEARRILGNKEFVEEIDLPKLNYLKLVVKETLRLHTPAPLLVPKETTDDCIVNGYDIPAKTRVFYNAKAIAMDPKFWEDPEEFRPERFMTKNIDFKGQDFEMVPFGIGRRGCPGITSALVIIELVLANLLYCFKWELPLGMKKDEIDMQGAPGVTVHKKFPLFLVATAAAANVNPRA, encoded by the exons atgattttgacgaattactTCTTGTTCTTTCAAGGCCAACTACTTACAACAAAAGCATTCTGCCTCGTGATTCTtctacttgttttgataacacCTTTGCTGGTGTTGCTAAGAAGAAAGAATGGCGGAAGATATAAACGAAGTTGGCGATTGCCTCCGGGTCCTATCAGGCTTCCTGTCATTGGAAACCTGCACCAGCTCGGCGACATGACGGCTCAATCACTTCAGAAGCTTTCTAATAAATATGGACCTTTGATGTTTATCCAAATAGGCTCAGTGCCTGCTTTGGTGATCTCATCTACAGATGTAGCTAAAGAAGTTTTCAGAAATCATGATATTGTGTTTTCTGGAAGACCTGCTTTATATGCTGCCCACAAGCTCTTATATGGGTGCACCGATATAACTTTTTCTCCTTATGGTGAGTACTGGAGAACAATCAGAAAGTTATCAATATCGGAACTGTTGAGTCCAAAGAGAGTTGCGTCATTCCGAGATGTTAGGGAAGAGGAAGTGTCTATCTTCATCGATTCCATCCGCAAATCTTCTGCATCTATGGTTCCCATAAATTTAAGCGAGATGTCGCTTTGTGTCATAAACGATGTAGTTTGTCGAACTGCTTTTGGTAGAAAATTCGGAGAGGGAGGAGGTAAGCTTCGTAGAATTCTTCAAGTAACCCAAGAAATGATTGGTACGCCCCAGACTGCAGATATCTTCCCATGGATGGGTTGGATCCACAGGTTCGATGGAGTAGACGCAAAATTAGAGGATACCTTTCAGCAACTAGACAATCTTTATGAGAGAATAATGGATGAACACCTCGAACCCCAGAGACCCAACCCTGAATTTGAAGATTTTGTTGATGTGCTGTTCCGTCTTCAGAAGGACCCTAGCCAGAGTATTTCCTTTAGTAGAGATCAAATTAAGGGAATCCTCACG GACATATTTGTTGCTGGAACTGATACATCTGCTGCGACAATAGTGTGGACAATGACAGAACTAATCAGGAATCCAGCAGTGATGGAGAAAGTACAAGAGGAAGCGAGAAGAATCCTCGGCAACAAGGAGTTCGTAGAAGAAATTGATCTTCCCAAACTGAACTACTTGAAGTTAGTGGTAAAGGAGACGTTGCGGCTTCATACTCCGGCGCCCTTACTAGTCCCAAAGGAAACTACGGATGACTGCATAGTAAACGGGTACGACATCCCAGCAAAAACGAGGGTGTTCTATAATGCAAAGGCCATTGCAATGGACCCTAAGTTTTGGGAAGACCCAGAAGAGTTCCGACCAGAAAGATTCATGACTAAGAACATAGATTTTAAAGGACAAGACTTTGAGATGGTACCATTTGGGATTGGACGGAGGGGTTGCCCTGGTATTACCTCTGCTTTGGTCATAATCGAACTTGTTCTTGCAAATCTTCTATACTGTTTTAAGTGGGAATTGCCCCTTGGAATGAAAAAGGATGAAATCGATATGCAAGGAGCTCCTGGGGTCACAGTGCACAAGAAGTTTCCACTCTTCTTGGtcgctactgctgctgctgcaaatgTAAACCCAAGAGCGTAA